The genomic region ACCAGATCTTTCATGTAAAATTCGCCACTTTCATCGTCGGCGACCTTACAAGAATAGAAGCATTTGCCGCCCAATTGCCCGATCGCGACGAGGGTGTTAGCGGCGGATCCTCCCGAAATCATTTTAGACGGGCGATCGCTCAGTGTTTCGATCAGTTCTCGTTCTCGTGATTCGTCGATTAACGTCATGACGCCTTTATCGATACTGAGCTGTTGTAGCAACTCTGGGGAAAGTTGAAATTCCATGTCCACCAAAGCATTGCCAATCCCGTAAACGTGATATTTGCTCATTAACTTGTCTCTTCTGTGTCGTCTTCACTGCGAGACCGTGGCGCGAACAGGCGTCAAGTCCGCTACGCTACGGTCCTCGGCCTATATCCTAACCCATGTTGGCTCGGGGTAAAAACGGGCGGGGACGGTGGAGGCGCGAAGCTTTTCCCCTGGCAGATGTAGGCATTTCGAGACTTAAATTTCCAATTTGGTACTAAAATGCAGCAACAGTTCTGTAAAGATCTGCAAAAATCGGGGAAAGATTCGGGTCGATCGCAGGCCAGACGAGCATATCAGAGGAAAGGAGAGGTCGCATGGGAGATTCAACACGAGTCAAAGTTGGTATTGTCGGGGCATCCGGTTACGGAGGCGTGCAGTTAGTTCGTTTGATTGCCGACCATCCCCACTTGGAGTTAGTTTACGTGGGTGGCGAAAGCAGCGCGGGGAAAGCTTTTTCGGATTTATACCCTCACATGGATCTCGCCACGAATTTAACGATTGAAACGGTCGATCCCGAGACCATCGGCGATCGCTGTGACGTGGTTTTTCTCTCGTTACCGAACGGATTGGCGTGGAAAATGACGCCGACCTTGCTGGATAAAGGCTGCAAGGTTCTCGATTTGTCCGCCGATTACCGTTTTAGCAATTTAGATACCTATCAAGCCTGGTATGGGGGCGATCGCACCGATAAAGAGGTGGCGGCGACGGCGGTTTACGGCTTGCCGGAATTGTACCGCGATCGCATTAAAGACGCCCAACTCGTCGGCTGTCCCGGTTGCTATCCCACCGCCAGTTTGCTCGCTCTGGCGCCCTTGCTCAAACAAGGGATGATCGTGCCGGAAAGTGCCATTATCGACGCGAAATCGGGAACCTCTGGCGGCGGTCGCAAAGCGAAAGTGAATTTGTTATTAGCGGAAGCAGATAATTCTTTTGCCGCTTACGGCGTTGCCAGCCACCGCCACACGCCAGAAATCGAGCAAATTTGCAGCGATTTGGCCGGACACGAGGTTTTAGTTCAGTTTACGCCCCACTTAATCCCGATGGTGCGGGGGATTTTGTCCACGGTCTACGCCAACTTACGCGATCCCGGCCTGGTTCGGGAGGATTTAGTGACGATTTACACGGCGTTTTACCGCAATTGCCCGTGGGTGAAGGTGCTTCCGGCGGGAGTTTATCCCCAGACCAAATGGGCGATGGGTAGTAATATGTGTTACCTCGGCGTCGAAATCGACCAACGCACCGATCGCGCGATCGTCATGTCAGGGATTGATAACTTGCTCAAAGGTCAAGCGGGGCAGGCGATTCAATGTCTGAATTTGATGATGGATTGGGACGAAACCCTCGGGTTGCCCCAGTTGGGCTTTTATCCGTAGGACGGGCGATCGTCTCCTCTCTACCGCCATTATCTATACATAGGACTTTGCCCGCTAGGGACACGGCAATGCCGTGTCCCTAGCACGTTCGAGAGGCTGGCGCTACGAATCCCTAGCGACTGCCTAGCGACGCGGACCTAAGCCGATCGTCCCGGCGTAGACCGCGCGATCGCCCAACTCGTCCTCGATCCGCAGTAAACGATTGTACTTCGCCACCCGTTCGCTACGGCAGAGGGAACCCGTTTTAATTTGTCCGGCGCGGGTCGCGACGGCCAGATCGGCGATCGTCGTATCTTCCGTTTCGCCGGAACGGTGGCTGATCACCGAAGTATAACCGTTGCGGTTGGCCATATCGATCGTGTCGAGGGTTTCGGTCAGGGAACCGATTTGATTGAGTTTGATCAAGATCGAATTCCCCGCATTGCTGTCAATCCCTTTCTTCAAGCGGGTGGGATTGGTCACGAATAAGTCGTCGCCGACTAACTGCACCTTGTCGCCCAATTTCTGGGTCAACAGTTGCCAATTTTGCCAATCTTCCTCGTGCAAACCGTCTTCAATCGAAACGATCGGGTATTCGGCGACCAAGCGTTCCAAATAGGCGATCGCCTCCGCCGGAGGGTGGGCGCTGCCTTCGTAAATATACTGACCGTCCTTATAAAATTCACTCGCCGCCACGTCTAACGCCAACGCCACTTGTTCGCCCGGTTTGTAACCCGCCTTAGAAATGGCTGCCATCAAGATTTCGAGCGCTTCTTGGTTGGAACCGAGGTTCGGCGCAAAACCGCCCTCGTCGCCGACCCCGGTGAGCAACCCTTTCTCGTCGAGAACCGTACTCAAAGAGGCGAACACTTCCGCCCCCCAGCGCAGGGCTTCGCGGAACGTCGGCGCCCCGACCGGAACGATCATGAATTCTTGAAAATCGATATTAT from Oxynema aestuarii AP17 harbors:
- the argC gene encoding N-acetyl-gamma-glutamyl-phosphate reductase: MGDSTRVKVGIVGASGYGGVQLVRLIADHPHLELVYVGGESSAGKAFSDLYPHMDLATNLTIETVDPETIGDRCDVVFLSLPNGLAWKMTPTLLDKGCKVLDLSADYRFSNLDTYQAWYGGDRTDKEVAATAVYGLPELYRDRIKDAQLVGCPGCYPTASLLALAPLLKQGMIVPESAIIDAKSGTSGGGRKAKVNLLLAEADNSFAAYGVASHRHTPEIEQICSDLAGHEVLVQFTPHLIPMVRGILSTVYANLRDPGLVREDLVTIYTAFYRNCPWVKVLPAGVYPQTKWAMGSNMCYLGVEIDQRTDRAIVMSGIDNLLKGQAGQAIQCLNLMMDWDETLGLPQLGFYP
- the eno gene encoding phosphopyruvate hydratase, with the translated sequence MLDNTAIDMINAREILDSRGRPTIEAEVILANGARGLAQVPSGASTGSFEAHELRDGDKNRYGGKGVQTAVDNVIHKIAPNLEGLDGLDQATVDHTAIALDGSPNKANLGANAILAVSLATAKAGADALGIPLYRYLGGPISNVLPVPLMNVINGGAHAANNIDFQEFMIVPVGAPTFREALRWGAEVFASLSTVLDEKGLLTGVGDEGGFAPNLGSNQEALEILMAAISKAGYKPGEQVALALDVAASEFYKDGQYIYEGSAHPPAEAIAYLERLVAEYPIVSIEDGLHEEDWQNWQLLTQKLGDKVQLVGDDLFVTNPTRLKKGIDSNAGNSILIKLNQIGSLTETLDTIDMANRNGYTSVISHRSGETEDTTIADLAVATRAGQIKTGSLCRSERVAKYNRLLRIEDELGDRAVYAGTIGLGPRR